Proteins from a single region of Mumia flava:
- a CDS encoding phage holin family protein, which yields MIRMLWNIGISLIGAAIGILIAGSLLDDMTVSAGGFVVAVVIFAIAQAILSPFILKVAVKNANAFVGGVGIISTLAALIVASLLSDGIEISGAGTWILAALIVWLVAALATLVVPFLLVKAGVQSLRDDD from the coding sequence ATGATTCGGATGCTCTGGAACATCGGCATCTCCCTGATCGGCGCTGCGATCGGGATCTTGATCGCCGGGTCGCTGTTGGACGACATGACGGTGTCGGCCGGGGGCTTCGTCGTCGCCGTGGTGATCTTCGCGATCGCTCAGGCGATCCTGTCGCCGTTCATTCTCAAGGTCGCGGTGAAGAACGCGAACGCGTTCGTCGGTGGCGTCGGCATCATCTCGACGCTCGCGGCGCTGATCGTCGCGTCGCTCCTGTCCGACGGGATCGAGATCAGCGGAGCGGGGACCTGGATCCTGGCCGCGCTGATCGTCTGGCTCGTCGCGGCGCTCGCGACGCTGGTGGTGCCGTTCCTGCTGGTCAAGGCCGGCGTCCAGTCCCTGCGCGACGACGACTGA
- a CDS encoding DUF3017 domain-containing protein produces MRAEGQLKERGSQVFVALVAVLGVGMVMVGVGAWRFGIAAIGASLVFGAVVRAVLPDPAAGLLRVRGRVFDTVWMALLGTALVTLAIIVPPGLFA; encoded by the coding sequence ATGAGAGCCGAGGGGCAGCTCAAGGAACGCGGTAGCCAGGTCTTCGTCGCCCTGGTCGCCGTCCTCGGCGTCGGCATGGTGATGGTCGGCGTGGGGGCGTGGCGGTTCGGCATCGCGGCGATCGGCGCGTCGCTGGTGTTCGGCGCGGTCGTACGAGCGGTGCTGCCCGATCCGGCCGCCGGGCTGCTGCGGGTGCGGGGTCGTGTGTTCGACACCGTGTGGATGGCGCTGCTCGGGACCGCGCTGGTCACCCTGGCGATCATCGTGCCGCCGGGGCTGTTCGCCTGA
- a CDS encoding YbaK/EbsC family protein, translating into MSASLGTLDLVPAAERPDLLAPPVAGALAGLSADDAATVLVCEIDPDLADTAALTDAYDLPLEVSANCIVVLGKRAGEERTAGCVIPADARLDVNGVVRKRLDVRKCSFAPREWATEHTAMEYGGITPVGLPGAWPLLIDERVAQLDQAIIGSGLRRSKLVLPGRVLAALPGAQVLPLATA; encoded by the coding sequence ATGTCTGCCAGCCTCGGAACCCTCGACCTCGTCCCGGCCGCCGAACGCCCGGACCTGCTCGCGCCGCCCGTCGCGGGTGCGCTCGCCGGTCTGTCGGCGGACGACGCCGCCACGGTCCTGGTCTGCGAGATCGACCCGGACCTCGCCGACACCGCGGCGCTCACCGACGCGTACGACCTGCCGCTGGAGGTGTCCGCGAACTGCATCGTCGTGCTCGGCAAGCGCGCCGGCGAGGAGCGTACGGCCGGGTGTGTGATCCCCGCGGACGCGCGGCTCGACGTCAACGGCGTCGTACGCAAGCGGCTCGACGTGCGCAAGTGCTCGTTCGCGCCGCGGGAGTGGGCCACGGAGCACACGGCGATGGAGTACGGGGGGATCACGCCGGTCGGGCTGCCCGGCGCGTGGCCGCTGCTGATCGACGAGCGGGTCGCGCAGCTGGACCAGGCGATCATCGGGTCCGGGCTGCGCCGCTCCAAGCTCGTGCTGCCCGGCCGCGTGCTCGCCGCACTCCCGGGCGCCCAGGTGCTCCCGCTCGCGACCGCCTGA
- a CDS encoding bifunctional methylenetetrahydrofolate dehydrogenase/methenyltetrahydrofolate cyclohydrolase, whose product MTAQILDGKAAAAAIKSELAERVAALKERGVTPGLGTVLVGEDPGSQIYVNGKHRDCAQVGIESIRVDLPATATQAEVLDHLAELNADPACTGYIVQLPLPKSIDENAVIGAIDPTKDADGLQPTNLGWLVLGRPAPLPCTPRGIVELLRRNDVEIAGANVVVVGRGVTVGRPLGLLLTRRTENATVTLCHTGTRDLAAEVSRADIVVAAAGVPSIITADMVKPGAALLDVGVSRDADGKIAGDLAPDVMDVAGWVSPNPGGVGPMTRAMLLQNVVEAAERAAADA is encoded by the coding sequence GTGACTGCGCAGATCCTCGACGGGAAGGCGGCTGCCGCCGCGATCAAGTCCGAGCTGGCCGAGCGGGTCGCCGCGCTGAAGGAGCGCGGCGTGACGCCGGGCCTCGGCACCGTGCTGGTCGGTGAGGACCCGGGCAGCCAGATCTACGTCAACGGCAAGCACCGCGACTGCGCACAGGTGGGGATCGAGTCGATCCGGGTCGACCTGCCGGCGACGGCGACGCAGGCCGAGGTCCTCGACCACCTCGCCGAGCTGAATGCCGACCCCGCCTGCACCGGCTACATCGTCCAGCTCCCGCTGCCGAAGTCGATCGACGAGAACGCCGTGATCGGCGCGATCGACCCGACCAAGGACGCGGACGGCCTCCAACCGACGAACCTCGGCTGGCTCGTGCTCGGCCGGCCGGCTCCGCTGCCGTGCACGCCGCGCGGGATCGTCGAGCTGCTGCGCCGCAACGACGTCGAGATCGCGGGCGCGAACGTCGTGGTCGTCGGTCGCGGCGTCACCGTGGGCCGCCCCCTCGGCCTGCTGCTGACCCGCCGTACGGAGAACGCCACCGTCACGCTGTGCCACACCGGCACCCGTGACCTGGCCGCGGAGGTCAGCCGCGCGGACATCGTCGTCGCCGCGGCCGGGGTGCCGTCGATCATCACCGCCGACATGGTCAAGCCCGGCGCCGCGCTGCTCGACGTCGGCGTCAGCCGCGACGCGGACGGCAAGATCGCCGGCGACCTCGCCCCGGACGTCATGGACGTGGCGGGGTGGGTCTCCCCGAACCCCGGTGGTGTCGGGCCGATGACGCGCGCGATGCTGCTGCAGAACGTCGTCGAGGCCGCGGAGCGGGCAGCCGCCGACGCATGA
- the aqpZ gene encoding aquaporin Z: protein MSARLGAEMLGSFWLVFGGCGTAVLGAYFLAPDNEAVNLGVGHLGVSIAFGLTVLTGIYALGAVSGGHFNPAVTFGLALGKRFPWKDVVPYWIVQIIGATIGGAVLLVVANGIPGFSASESGFATNGYDDLSPGGYSLLACAVIEVVLTAMFLYVILGATDARAPIGFAGVAIGLALTLIHLISIPVTNTSVNPARSLGVAWFAGSDALSQVWLFLLAPLVGGAIAGLTYALVTGVDREGVEVTGDVEAE, encoded by the coding sequence ATGAGCGCCCGCCTGGGCGCGGAGATGCTCGGCAGCTTCTGGCTGGTCTTCGGCGGCTGCGGCACAGCCGTCCTGGGCGCGTACTTCCTCGCACCCGACAACGAAGCGGTCAACCTCGGCGTCGGGCACCTCGGCGTCTCGATCGCGTTCGGCCTCACGGTCCTGACCGGGATCTACGCGCTCGGCGCGGTCTCCGGCGGGCACTTCAACCCAGCAGTGACGTTCGGGCTCGCGCTCGGCAAGCGGTTCCCCTGGAAGGACGTCGTCCCCTACTGGATCGTGCAGATCATCGGCGCCACGATCGGCGGCGCCGTCCTGCTCGTCGTCGCCAACGGCATCCCGGGATTCTCGGCATCCGAGTCGGGCTTCGCCACCAACGGGTACGACGACCTCTCCCCCGGCGGCTACTCGCTGCTCGCCTGCGCCGTGATCGAGGTCGTGCTGACCGCGATGTTCCTGTACGTGATCCTCGGCGCGACCGACGCCCGGGCGCCGATCGGATTCGCGGGTGTCGCGATCGGTCTCGCGCTCACCCTCATCCACCTCATCTCGATCCCGGTCACGAACACCTCGGTGAACCCGGCCCGCTCCCTCGGCGTCGCGTGGTTCGCCGGCTCCGACGCGTTGTCGCAGGTCTGGTTGTTCCTGCTCGCACCACTCGTCGGCGGAGCGATCGCCGGCCTGACGTACGCGCTGGTGACCGGCGTCGATCGCGAAGGCGTCGAGGTCACCGGCGACGTCGAGGCTGAGTAG
- a CDS encoding malate dehydrogenase: MSATPVKVAVTGAAGQIGYSLLFRIAAGDLLGPDTPVQLRLLEITPALKALEGVVMELDDCAFGLLDSVEIGDDPNHIFDGANLALLVGARPRTKGMERGDLLEANGAIFTAQGKALNDNAADDIRIGVTGNPANTNALIAKTNAPDIPAERFSALTRLDHNRALSQLAAKTGAKVTDISKMTIWGNHSATQYPDVFHAEIAGRNAAEVVDDQAWIENDFIPTVAKRGAAIIEARGASSAASAASATIDAARDWLLGSPEGDWVSMAVSSDGSYGVPEGLISSFPVTTKGGDWEIVQGLEIDDFSRTKIDASVAELAEERDAVTKLGLI, from the coding sequence GTGAGCGCAACACCCGTGAAGGTGGCCGTCACCGGCGCCGCCGGTCAGATCGGCTACAGCCTGCTCTTCCGGATCGCCGCCGGCGATCTGCTCGGCCCGGACACGCCCGTCCAGCTGCGGCTGCTCGAGATCACCCCCGCGCTGAAGGCGCTCGAGGGTGTCGTGATGGAGCTCGACGACTGCGCGTTCGGCCTGCTCGACTCGGTCGAGATCGGCGACGACCCGAATCACATCTTCGACGGCGCCAACCTCGCGCTCCTCGTCGGCGCGCGCCCCCGTACGAAGGGCATGGAGCGCGGCGACCTGCTCGAGGCCAACGGCGCGATCTTCACCGCGCAGGGCAAGGCGCTCAACGACAACGCGGCCGACGACATCCGGATCGGCGTCACCGGCAACCCGGCCAACACCAACGCGCTGATCGCGAAGACCAACGCGCCCGACATCCCGGCCGAGCGCTTCTCCGCGCTGACCCGCCTTGATCACAACCGCGCGCTGTCGCAGCTCGCCGCGAAGACCGGCGCGAAGGTCACCGACATCTCCAAGATGACGATCTGGGGCAACCACTCCGCGACCCAGTACCCGGACGTCTTCCACGCCGAGATCGCCGGCCGCAACGCCGCCGAAGTCGTCGACGACCAGGCCTGGATCGAGAACGACTTCATCCCGACCGTCGCCAAGCGCGGCGCGGCGATCATCGAGGCGCGCGGCGCGTCGTCGGCGGCCTCCGCCGCGTCGGCGACGATCGACGCCGCCCGGGACTGGCTGCTCGGCTCGCCCGAAGGCGACTGGGTATCGATGGCGGTCTCGTCGGACGGCTCCTACGGGGTCCCCGAGGGCCTGATCTCGTCGTTCCCGGTGACCACCAAGGGCGGCGACTGGGAGATCGTCCAGGGTCTGGAGATCGACGACTTCTCGCGCACCAAGATCGACGCCAGCGTCGCCGAGCTCGCCGAGGAGCGCGACGCCGTCACCAAGCTCGGCCTGATCTGA